A region of Candidatus Cloacimonadota bacterium DNA encodes the following proteins:
- a CDS encoding NAD(P)/FAD-dependent oxidoreductase: protein MEKVDILIIGGGVVGLAVANSLAEEYEDVVLVEQEETYGRHTSSRNSEVLHSGIYYPQNSKKAIHCVQGLEMIYDFAKQHNIPFDNCGKLVVATTEEEIPELEKLKANGEKNGVKDLKIISQKECYELEPDIKAKAALHVPSTGIIDTHKLMQRLESEAEKKGAFIVYDMEVITIDTLDEGYLVNFENGEAFEANTIINCAGLFSDEIADMVGINIRRQKLELHWCKGEYFKSSNLKGIKHLIYPLPDPRGISLGIHLTINLMGEVRFGPSAYYVDELDYMMDDTHKDDFIKAIQRYIDIDPETLHPDDAGIRPKLQAENDDFRDFYIEDESEKGYPNFINCIGIESPGLTASMSIAQEIKELIDNRIIY from the coding sequence ATGGAAAAAGTTGATATTTTGATCATCGGTGGTGGAGTTGTAGGCTTGGCAGTTGCAAATTCATTGGCAGAAGAATATGAGGATGTTGTTCTGGTAGAACAGGAAGAAACTTATGGCAGGCACACCAGCAGCCGAAATAGCGAAGTACTGCATTCAGGAATTTATTATCCGCAGAATTCCAAAAAGGCTATCCATTGTGTTCAAGGTTTGGAAATGATCTATGATTTTGCCAAACAGCACAATATTCCATTCGATAACTGCGGGAAACTTGTAGTGGCAACTACCGAAGAAGAAATCCCTGAACTGGAAAAACTTAAAGCCAATGGTGAGAAAAATGGTGTAAAAGATCTTAAAATTATTTCTCAGAAAGAATGCTATGAACTTGAACCAGATATAAAGGCAAAAGCAGCTCTTCATGTACCTTCCACAGGAATAATAGATACACACAAATTGATGCAGAGACTGGAAAGCGAAGCTGAGAAAAAAGGTGCGTTTATTGTTTATGATATGGAAGTTATCACAATCGATACGCTGGATGAAGGTTATCTGGTAAATTTCGAAAATGGAGAAGCTTTCGAAGCAAATACGATCATCAATTGTGCTGGACTATTTTCCGATGAAATTGCAGACATGGTTGGAATAAATATTCGTCGCCAGAAACTGGAATTGCACTGGTGCAAAGGTGAATATTTCAAGTCTTCCAATCTGAAAGGAATAAAACACCTCATTTATCCTCTTCCCGATCCCAGGGGAATTTCTCTGGGAATTCACCTTACGATAAATTTGATGGGAGAAGTTAGATTTGGTCCCAGCGCTTATTATGTAGATGAACTCGATTATATGATGGACGATACACACAAGGATGATTTTATTAAGGCAATTCAAAGATATATCGATATCGATCCTGAAACTCTGCATCCAGATGATGCTGGAATCAGGCCGAAACTGCAAGCTGAAAATGATGATTTCAGAGATTTCTATATTGAAGACGAATCGGAAAAAGGCTATCCAAATTTTATAAATTGCATTGGAATTGAATCACCTGGTTTAACTGCCAGCATGTCAATAGCACAGGAAATAAAAGAACTCATAGATAACAGAATTATCTATTGA
- the panC gene encoding pantoate--beta-alanine ligase: MSKKPVVIRSIAEMRNARQSSTGKVGFVPTMGYLHEGHLSLVKAAKQKSNIVVVSIYVNPTQFGPNEDLGSYPRDFDKDISLLTELAVDYVFFPTNEMMYPKSYKSWVIVDDLTEVLCGKSRKNHFRGVTTIVTKLMNIIDPDFMFMGEKDFQQLKVLQQMGSDLNFRTEIIGCPLIRENDGLAMSSRNKYLNTEQRKRALCLYKSLLLARKMFKDGICDVDNIAAEMRNLIENNDGRIDYIEVIDPNTLQSQQKAEKNSRIVLAVFIGNTRLIDNMNISD; the protein is encoded by the coding sequence ATGAGCAAAAAACCTGTTGTGATAAGATCCATCGCAGAAATGCGAAATGCAAGGCAAAGTTCCACAGGAAAAGTCGGATTTGTTCCTACGATGGGTTACCTTCATGAAGGGCATTTAAGCTTGGTCAAAGCTGCCAAACAGAAATCGAATATTGTTGTTGTAAGTATTTATGTAAATCCAACACAATTTGGTCCCAACGAAGATCTGGGCAGCTATCCGCGTGATTTTGATAAAGACATTTCACTCTTGACTGAATTAGCAGTCGATTACGTTTTCTTCCCAACCAACGAAATGATGTATCCAAAAAGTTATAAAAGCTGGGTAATTGTAGATGATCTTACTGAAGTTCTTTGTGGAAAATCACGCAAAAATCATTTTCGCGGCGTTACAACTATTGTCACTAAATTAATGAATATTATCGATCCCGATTTTATGTTCATGGGAGAAAAGGATTTTCAACAGCTCAAAGTTCTGCAGCAGATGGGTAGTGATCTGAATTTTCGAACTGAGATCATTGGCTGTCCGCTGATTCGTGAAAATGATGGGCTTGCTATGAGTTCCAGGAATAAATATTTGAATACTGAGCAAAGGAAAAGGGCTTTATGCCTTTATAAATCGCTTCTGCTGGCTCGTAAAATGTTCAAGGATGGGATTTGCGATGTCGATAATATCGCTGCTGAAATGCGCAATTTGATCGAAAATAACGATGGTAGAATTGATTATATTGAAGTTATCGATCCGAATACATTGCAATCGCAGCAGAAAGCAGAAAAGAATTCCAGAATAGTTTTAGCAGTTTTTATAGGAAATACAAGACTGATTGATAATATGAATATTTCAGATTGA
- a CDS encoding aspartate 1-decarboxylase, which translates to MLRTMLLSKIHRAHVTMRDLNYVGSITIDKNLLDASGMKPNEKVEVYNISNGNRFATYILEGEAGSGVIGVNGAAARLVSLDDKVIIVNFGQLNEEEMKNHKAKILIIEDDLNQKFITLEK; encoded by the coding sequence ATGCTGAGAACAATGTTGTTGTCAAAAATTCATCGAGCTCATGTAACAATGCGAGATTTGAATTATGTGGGAAGTATCACAATCGATAAAAATCTTCTGGATGCCAGCGGTATGAAACCGAATGAAAAAGTGGAAGTTTACAACATCAGCAACGGTAACCGTTTTGCTACTTACATTTTAGAAGGTGAAGCTGGTTCGGGTGTAATTGGTGTGAACGGTGCTGCGGCGCGATTAGTTAGCCTGGATGATAAAGTTATAATCGTAAATTTCGGGCAGTTGAATGAAGAAGAAATGAAAAATCATAAAGCAAAAATTTTAATAATTGAAGACGATTTAAACCAGAAATTTATTACTTTGGAAAAATAA
- a CDS encoding PKD domain-containing protein, with translation MKKIMFLLFLIFVSTAFATTIYDIQYTTDPGPDGTYPSPMDGQIVTVTGIVTGENYNQDNKFFMSDPGGGAWHGIYVYDYTAGPALGDEVEVTGTVSEYYGLTELGYCTITVLSSGNPVPDPLQVTTLDLVVPALAEPYEGCLVSVSNVVVTAEQNNYGEWYVDDGSGECQVDDGFFYLDSVTPPIVITVGMEWMEIIGCLDYSYDEYGLNPRTPDDLIDTIPLVADFSADPLTGNAPLEVNFTDESTGNITSWEWDFDNDGSIDSSEENPTYIYDVVGTYTVSLTVGDGSTTDTETKVDYIVVETDLDADFSADPQSGYAPLEVAFTDLSTGNVTSWEWDFDNDGSIDSDEQNPVYEYTTTGIYTVVLTVSDGANSDTETKIDYITVGEGVVADFHADPLSGNSPLEVQFSDDSIGPVTSWEWDFDNDGSIDSDEQNPVHIYSEGGLYTVSLTVSDGTITDTRTRVDYIEVIAVGTGNILSSLNSLDQNYPNPFNPVTEISFQIADGDTGELTIYNSNGQLLQSKSFDSGTHQFEWNAESQSSGIYLYQLKTGSFSETRKMILLK, from the coding sequence ATGAAAAAAATCATGTTTTTATTATTTTTAATTTTTGTTTCTACTGCTTTTGCTACAACCATTTACGATATCCAGTATACGACTGATCCTGGTCCTGATGGAACATATCCATCACCAATGGATGGACAAATAGTTACCGTAACAGGAATTGTGACAGGAGAAAATTACAATCAGGATAATAAATTCTTCATGAGTGATCCAGGTGGTGGAGCTTGGCATGGAATTTATGTTTACGATTATACTGCTGGACCTGCTTTGGGCGATGAAGTAGAAGTTACGGGAACTGTATCTGAATATTACGGATTGACTGAGCTAGGATATTGTACAATTACAGTTTTAAGTTCAGGAAATCCAGTACCCGATCCATTACAGGTTACAACTTTAGATCTGGTTGTGCCAGCTTTGGCTGAGCCGTATGAAGGTTGCTTGGTTTCAGTTTCCAATGTAGTAGTTACTGCAGAACAAAATAATTATGGAGAATGGTATGTTGATGACGGCAGTGGAGAATGCCAGGTAGACGATGGTTTCTTCTATTTGGATTCTGTAACTCCACCGATTGTAATTACAGTTGGTATGGAATGGATGGAAATTATTGGTTGTTTAGATTATAGCTATGATGAATATGGTCTTAACCCCAGAACTCCGGATGATTTGATCGATACGATTCCGCTTGTGGCTGATTTTTCTGCCGATCCTTTAACCGGAAATGCTCCTTTAGAAGTTAACTTTACCGATGAATCTACTGGGAATATTACAAGTTGGGAGTGGGATTTTGACAATGATGGTTCGATTGACAGTAGCGAAGAAAATCCAACTTATATTTACGATGTCGTTGGCACTTATACTGTTAGTTTAACAGTAGGAGATGGATCTACCACTGATACAGAAACAAAAGTAGATTACATCGTAGTTGAAACAGATTTAGATGCTGATTTCAGTGCTGATCCGCAATCTGGATATGCTCCTTTGGAAGTAGCTTTTACAGATCTTTCTACTGGGAATGTAACTTCCTGGGAATGGGATTTTGATAATGATGGCTCAATTGACAGCGATGAACAAAACCCAGTTTATGAATATACCACAACTGGAATTTACACAGTTGTTTTAACTGTATCAGATGGAGCTAATTCCGATACAGAAACAAAAATAGATTATATTACAGTTGGCGAAGGAGTTGTAGCAGATTTTCATGCTGATCCTCTTTCTGGAAATTCTCCTCTGGAAGTACAGTTCAGTGATGACTCAATTGGACCTGTAACATCCTGGGAATGGGATTTTGATAACGATGGTTCGATTGACAGTGACGAGCAAAATCCTGTACATATATATAGCGAAGGTGGTTTATATACTGTTTCACTTACTGTAAGTGATGGTACAATTACAGATACAAGAACTCGTGTTGACTATATAGAAGTAATTGCTGTTGGAACCGGAAATATATTATCAAGTTTAAATTCATTAGATCAAAACTATCCCAATCCATTTAATCCTGTAACAGAGATTTCCTTCCAGATTGCAGATGGCGATACTGGTGAATTGACAATCTACAATTCAAACGGACAGCTATTACAATCTAAATCTTTTGATAGTGGAACTCATCAGTTCGAATGGAATGCTGAATCTCAGTCATCCGGGATCTATCTATATCAGCTTAAAACTGGTAGTTTTTCAGAAACCAGAAAAATGATATTACTCAAATAG
- a CDS encoding DUF2851 family protein has protein sequence MHLTERFLYHIWDAQHIVEELTTISHKKMKILFPGRWNTDSGPDFKDAIIEIDGEVMRGDVEIELETYNWKVHEHHENPAFNSVILQVVYEHNGQYKFNFNEDGTQFEILELKDFLNQDINKLTKKYLGKNKQTISKSCRLINNMNQEKFRSFLIELGNERFYKKIKRFTAEHYFADFEQLLYQGLLESLGYSKNKYQMIQLAMKIPYKKIKQLYTDGMKKDHLIALYLCSSDLINHLPSTFPLELKNKWIDLFHEMKLNPDQIPINWKLFRIRPVNHPAIRILQVVEILYRSLETSIFKEVLKLFSFSIANFKLSELKKKNYNYFQTTPDFLPEKYKLGKTRIDTIVVNIILPLIIVYAKEKSYADLEQNILKVYQKYPGLPKNYITNFMENFLPDPYKKIVNRKAINQQGIIKLYFDQCKYHDCEECS, from the coding sequence ATGCATTTAACTGAACGTTTTTTATATCACATCTGGGATGCTCAGCACATTGTAGAAGAGTTAACAACAATTTCCCATAAAAAAATGAAGATTCTTTTTCCTGGAAGGTGGAATACAGATTCTGGCCCCGATTTCAAAGATGCAATCATAGAAATTGATGGTGAAGTTATGAGAGGAGATGTAGAGATCGAATTGGAAACTTATAATTGGAAGGTTCATGAGCATCATGAAAATCCTGCTTTCAATTCAGTTATTTTACAGGTGGTGTATGAACACAACGGGCAATATAAATTCAATTTCAACGAAGATGGAACTCAGTTTGAAATTCTGGAATTGAAAGATTTTTTGAACCAGGATATCAATAAACTGACCAAAAAATATTTAGGTAAAAATAAGCAAACCATTTCGAAATCCTGCCGATTGATCAATAATATGAATCAGGAAAAATTTAGATCATTCCTGATTGAACTTGGAAACGAAAGATTTTATAAAAAAATTAAAAGATTTACTGCTGAACACTATTTTGCCGATTTCGAACAATTGCTATATCAAGGTTTGCTGGAATCACTTGGTTATAGCAAAAACAAATATCAGATGATCCAGTTAGCGATGAAGATTCCGTATAAAAAAATTAAGCAATTATATACTGATGGAATGAAGAAGGATCATTTAATTGCATTATATCTGTGTTCTTCAGATCTTATAAACCACCTGCCTTCCACGTTCCCGCTTGAACTAAAAAATAAATGGATAGATTTGTTTCACGAAATGAAATTAAATCCAGACCAGATTCCGATAAATTGGAAACTGTTTCGAATTCGCCCTGTAAATCACCCGGCGATCAGGATTTTACAAGTCGTAGAGATTTTATACAGAAGTTTGGAAACTTCAATATTTAAGGAGGTGCTAAAGCTATTTTCCTTCAGCATTGCTAATTTCAAATTATCCGAATTGAAAAAGAAGAATTATAACTATTTTCAAACAACTCCCGATTTTCTTCCCGAAAAGTATAAGTTGGGAAAAACCAGGATCGATACAATTGTTGTAAATATCATTTTGCCGCTTATCATAGTTTATGCCAAAGAAAAGAGCTATGCTGATCTCGAACAAAATATTTTAAAAGTTTATCAAAAATATCCTGGACTTCCCAAAAATTACATTACGAATTTTATGGAAAACTTCCTGCCGGATCCATATAAAAAAATTGTTAACCGAAAAGCAATAAATCAGCAAGGGATTATTAAACTATATTTTGATCAATGTAAATATCACGATTGTGAAGAATGTTCATAG
- a CDS encoding TetR/AcrR family transcriptional regulator, giving the protein MIRKQSEKVVEKKNRKRQSIIDAAIETFAIKGFHKTKISDIARKAGVADGTVYLYFNNKDDLLIRSFDELIAGKLEELKSLFQEEDSYVARLTKFFDYHVKLFTEKPHIARFMSIELRQSTEFYQKFPEYQPIKRYLKFLQEII; this is encoded by the coding sequence ATGATAAGAAAACAATCTGAAAAGGTGGTTGAAAAGAAGAATAGAAAACGGCAATCAATAATTGATGCTGCTATCGAAACTTTTGCGATCAAAGGTTTTCATAAAACTAAAATCAGCGACATTGCAAGAAAGGCTGGTGTAGCAGATGGCACAGTATATCTTTATTTCAATAACAAAGATGACTTGTTGATACGATCTTTCGATGAGCTGATAGCCGGTAAATTGGAAGAATTAAAATCTCTATTCCAGGAAGAAGACAGCTATGTAGCCCGATTGACAAAATTCTTCGATTATCATGTAAAACTTTTTACAGAAAAACCACACATCGCCCGATTTATGTCGATAGAATTAAGGCAAAGTACTGAATTTTACCAGAAATTTCCAGAGTATCAACCGATCAAACGTTATCTGAAGTTTTTGCAGGAAATAATTAA
- a CDS encoding nuclear transport factor 2 family protein, producing the protein MKKILPIILISFAIALGFIACDNQPEDIDGEVLVKEVWNAMKTGNIDYLDNVLDPAFQSIHADGTRNKADEIELVKGLNMGDFELTDFVITKNVNTMNVAYFVHVKETIEGETYDKKSARLSVFSRTPEGWKWISHANLLPMKHK; encoded by the coding sequence ATGAAGAAAATTTTACCGATCATTTTGATATCATTCGCTATTGCTCTAGGCTTTATTGCATGCGATAATCAACCTGAAGATATCGATGGTGAAGTATTGGTAAAAGAAGTTTGGAATGCGATGAAAACAGGTAATATCGATTATTTGGATAATGTTTTAGATCCCGCTTTTCAATCGATTCATGCTGATGGAACCAGAAACAAAGCAGATGAGATCGAACTTGTTAAAGGCTTGAATATGGGAGATTTTGAACTAACTGATTTTGTCATTACAAAAAATGTAAATACTATGAATGTCGCCTATTTTGTACATGTCAAAGAAACCATCGAAGGGGAAACTTATGACAAGAAGTCTGCCAGGCTTTCTGTTTTCAGCAGAACACCAGAGGGCTGGAAGTGGATTTCTCACGCAAATCTTTTGCCAATGAAACATAAATAA